In a single window of the Candidatus Eisenbacteria bacterium genome:
- the alr gene encoding alanine racemase, which yields MSMPLVTWVEVDLDRFAANLRVIRTEVRDACELLLVAKADAYGHGAREMAAAAEREGVSQLGVATLHEGVQLRMAGCRLPIVALSPLLTAEIDDAVEHGIDPTVADQAFAGELSAAARRSGRPVRFHVEIDTGMGRIGVREADAEEFVARVSALPGLRLASVYTHFPDADAEDLSFARGQVGRFRAIVERLAARGLRPPQVHASNSAGTMNLPEARFDVVRIGLVAYGVHPPHDAARLALAPVMSLRSRLVQVRDLPAGTPISYGRSYVTSRPSRIGVVPVGYGHGYSWLLSNRGQMLVRGRRAPIVGRVTMDLTMLDLTDIAGVGVGDEVVLFGEQNGEELRVEEVAAWSETLAYEIMCTLGKRVARLYRSQGRAVRVTTLVGERPEWTAAADDYLRQRDFAAAGGGA from the coding sequence ATGTCAATGCCCCTGGTGACGTGGGTGGAGGTGGACCTGGACCGGTTCGCGGCGAACCTGCGCGTGATTCGGACCGAGGTGCGCGATGCCTGCGAGCTGCTCCTGGTCGCCAAGGCGGACGCGTACGGTCACGGGGCCCGCGAGATGGCGGCGGCGGCCGAGCGCGAAGGGGTGTCGCAACTCGGCGTCGCGACCCTGCACGAGGGCGTACAGCTTCGCATGGCCGGCTGCCGGTTACCGATCGTCGCGCTTTCGCCCCTGCTGACCGCCGAGATCGACGATGCGGTGGAGCACGGCATTGACCCGACCGTGGCCGACCAAGCTTTCGCCGGTGAACTCTCGGCCGCGGCCCGGCGGAGCGGACGCCCGGTGCGTTTCCACGTCGAGATCGACACGGGCATGGGCCGCATCGGTGTCCGCGAGGCGGACGCCGAGGAGTTCGTCGCGCGGGTGTCCGCGCTTCCCGGACTTCGGCTGGCGAGCGTCTATACGCACTTTCCCGACGCCGACGCGGAGGATCTGTCCTTCGCCCGCGGCCAGGTCGGGCGCTTTCGGGCCATCGTCGAGCGGCTGGCCGCCCGCGGTCTGCGCCCGCCCCAGGTGCACGCGTCGAACAGCGCCGGCACGATGAACCTTCCCGAAGCGCGCTTCGATGTCGTGCGGATCGGGCTCGTCGCGTATGGCGTGCATCCGCCCCACGACGCCGCCCGACTCGCGCTCGCTCCGGTCATGTCGCTGCGAAGCCGGCTCGTGCAGGTCCGCGACCTCCCGGCCGGAACGCCGATCAGCTACGGGCGCTCGTACGTGACGTCGCGGCCGAGCCGCATCGGCGTCGTGCCCGTGGGCTACGGCCACGGCTACTCCTGGCTGCTGTCGAACCGCGGACAGATGCTGGTGCGCGGGCGCCGCGCGCCGATCGTGGGCCGGGTGACGATGGACCTGACGATGCTCGACCTGACGGACATCGCGGGCGTCGGCGTCGGCGACGAAGTGGTCCTGTTCGGCGAGCAGAACGGCGAAGAGCTCCGCGTCGAGGAAGTCGCCGCCTGGAGCGAGACGCTCGCCTACGAGATCATGTGCACGCTCGGCAAGCGGGTGGCCCGCCTGTATCGCAGCCAGGGACGGGCCGTGCGGGTGACGACGCTCGTCGGCGAAAGACCGGAGTGGACCGCCGCCGCGGACGACTACCTGCGCCAGCGCGACTTCGCGGCGGCGGGCGGAGGAGCCTGA
- a CDS encoding phosphopentomutase, with the protein MRTFLIVLDGVGIGELPDADRYGDRGANTLGHVAEAVGGLRLPVLESLGLGRLARVSGVQPVADARGARARLAEKSAGKDSTTGHWEMMGLVLERPFPTYPDGFPTVLLDRWAERVGRGWLGNCAASGTEIIARLGARHVETGRFIVYTSADSVFQIAAHERIVPLEELYAACRAARELLTGEHAVGRVIARPFVGEQGAWTRTANRRDFSLEPFAPTVLDRLTENGHRVVTVGKVDDLFAGRGVGDAIHTHSNAEGQEVLLDLAKKPGEGLVFANLVDFDTQFGHRNDPAGFARALESFDETLGRFLGRLRDDEMVWVTADHGNDPTTPGTDHTREYTPFLAAGPRVRPGVDLGTRSTFADLGATLSDQFGLAPGRHGASFLQELRA; encoded by the coding sequence ATGCGCACCTTTCTCATCGTGCTCGACGGCGTCGGCATCGGCGAGTTGCCGGACGCGGACCGTTACGGCGACCGGGGCGCGAACACGCTCGGCCACGTGGCCGAGGCGGTCGGAGGATTGCGCCTGCCGGTGCTCGAGTCGCTCGGGCTGGGGAGGCTTGCCCGCGTCTCCGGGGTGCAGCCCGTCGCGGACGCACGCGGCGCCCGCGCCCGTCTCGCCGAGAAGTCGGCGGGAAAGGACAGCACCACCGGGCACTGGGAGATGATGGGGCTGGTGCTCGAGCGTCCGTTCCCGACCTATCCGGACGGTTTTCCCACGGTGCTGCTCGACCGGTGGGCGGAACGTGTCGGCCGGGGCTGGCTCGGAAACTGCGCGGCTTCGGGCACGGAAATCATCGCGCGGCTCGGCGCGCGTCACGTCGAGACCGGCCGGTTCATCGTCTACACGTCGGCCGACTCGGTCTTCCAGATCGCGGCGCACGAGCGGATCGTGCCGCTGGAGGAACTCTACGCCGCGTGCCGCGCGGCGCGGGAGCTGCTGACGGGCGAGCATGCCGTCGGACGGGTGATCGCCCGGCCCTTCGTCGGCGAGCAGGGCGCGTGGACGCGCACGGCGAACCGCCGCGACTTCTCGCTCGAGCCCTTCGCGCCGACCGTTCTCGACCGGCTGACCGAGAACGGGCACCGCGTCGTCACGGTCGGCAAGGTGGACGACCTGTTCGCGGGCCGCGGCGTCGGCGACGCGATCCACACCCACAGCAACGCCGAGGGACAGGAGGTGCTGCTCGACCTGGCGAAGAAGCCCGGCGAAGGGCTGGTGTTCGCCAACCTCGTGGACTTCGACACGCAGTTCGGTCACCGCAACGACCCGGCCGGGTTCGCGCGGGCGCTCGAATCGTTCGACGAGACGCTCGGGAGGTTTCTCGGGCGCCTGCGGGACGACGAAATGGTCTGGGTGACCGCGGACCACGGCAACGATCCCACGACGCCCGGCACCGACCACACGCGCGAGTACACGCCGTTCCTGGCGGCCGGGCCGCGCGTGCGTCCGGGCGTGGACCTCGGCACCCGGTCGACGTTTGCCGACCTCGGTGCGACACTGTCGGACCAGTTCGGTCTCGCGCCGGGGCGCCACGGCGCGAGCTTCCTTCAGGAGCTGCGCGCGTGA
- the cdd gene encoding cytidine deaminase — MAEAEKARKSSYSPYSRFAVGAALLTGSGRVVRGCNVENASFGLSCCAERTAVFKAVSEGERDFVAIAVTAGPGRGSAPCGACRQVLDEFAPGIWVHFRDARGSMVRRRLTALLADAFRFPTPRRRP; from the coding sequence ATGGCCGAGGCCGAGAAGGCCCGGAAATCCTCCTACTCGCCGTACTCGCGCTTCGCCGTCGGCGCCGCGCTGCTGACGGGCTCGGGCCGCGTCGTGCGCGGCTGCAACGTCGAGAACGCGTCCTTCGGCCTGTCCTGCTGCGCCGAACGCACCGCGGTCTTCAAGGCCGTGAGCGAGGGCGAGCGGGATTTCGTGGCCATCGCGGTCACGGCGGGCCCGGGACGCGGCTCGGCGCCCTGTGGCGCCTGTCGCCAGGTGCTGGACGAGTTCGCCCCGGGGATCTGGGTGCACTTCCGCGACGCGCGCGGCTCCATGGTCCGCCGGCGGCTCACCGCTCTGCTCGCCGACGCCTTCCGATTCCCGACCCCGCGGAGAAGGCCGTGA
- the deoC gene encoding deoxyribose-phosphate aldolase gives MGYCPASDGLASLIDHTLLKPDATREEIEQLCREAAQFCFASVCVNPNWVALCRERLRGTGVKVCTVIGFPLGAHLPDIKAYEARRAVEQGAEEVDMVINIGALKSRDYALVEQDMLGVVQAAGKGVIVKVILETALLTRDEKVMGCTLAKAAGADYVKTSTGFAGGGATVEDVQLMRETVGPEMGVKASGGVRTRDDAEKMVAAGATRLGASAGVKIVRGETPAGKGY, from the coding sequence ATGGGCTACTGCCCCGCGTCCGACGGCCTCGCCTCGCTCATCGATCACACGCTCCTCAAGCCCGACGCGACGCGTGAGGAGATCGAGCAGCTTTGCCGTGAAGCGGCGCAGTTCTGCTTCGCCTCGGTGTGCGTGAACCCGAACTGGGTGGCGCTCTGCCGCGAGCGCCTGCGCGGCACGGGCGTCAAGGTTTGCACGGTGATCGGGTTCCCGCTCGGAGCGCACCTGCCGGACATCAAGGCCTACGAAGCCCGCCGTGCGGTCGAGCAGGGCGCCGAGGAAGTGGACATGGTGATCAACATCGGCGCGCTCAAGTCCCGTGACTACGCGCTCGTCGAGCAGGACATGCTCGGGGTCGTCCAGGCCGCCGGGAAGGGCGTCATCGTCAAGGTGATCCTCGAGACCGCGCTGCTCACGCGCGACGAGAAGGTCATGGGCTGCACGCTCGCCAAGGCGGCCGGCGCCGACTACGTGAAGACCTCGACGGGTTTCGCGGGCGGTGGGGCGACGGTCGAGGACGTGCAGTTGATGCGCGAGACCGTCGGGCCCGAGATGGGGGTCAAGGCTTCGGGTGGCGTGCGCACGCGCGACGACGCGGAAAAGATGGTGGCCGCCGGCGCGACGCGGCTGGGCGCTTCGGCCGGCGTCAAGATCGTCCGGGGCGAGACGCCCGCCGGAAAGGGCTACTGA
- a CDS encoding thymidine phosphorylase, which produces MDPREFIRTKRDRRSHEAQAIREFVAGYRAGSVQDYQMSAWLMAAFLNGLDAAETDALTDSMLHSGRVFDWSALGRPTADKHSTGGVGDKISLMLAPLVAACGVLVPMVSGRGLGHTGGTLDKLESIPGFRTTLDAEAMGAQLDRIGVVMVGQGPDLAPADGLLYALRDVTSTVEFEPFIVSSIVSKKIAEGAKAIAYDVKCGSGAFMKTPEAARSLAKRLVATSHALGARASALVTDMNWPLGGAVGNALEVAEACETLHGRGPADTRELTIELAAEMLTLAGAEPGLEPARRRAGAALDSGAAWERFLELVRAQGGDIRALEGRAPLHPAPVVTAVPSPADGVVAGCDCFAVGELVVGLGGGRRTKEDEIDPRVGLVVLRRPGERVRRGEPLAELHTAGDDPGAVARAAACFRIADEAPAAGRRVLDRIG; this is translated from the coding sequence ATCGATCCCCGCGAGTTCATCCGGACCAAACGGGACCGGCGGTCGCACGAAGCGCAGGCGATTCGGGAGTTCGTCGCCGGCTACCGCGCGGGCTCCGTTCAGGACTATCAGATGAGCGCCTGGCTGATGGCCGCCTTCCTGAACGGGCTGGATGCCGCCGAGACGGACGCGCTCACCGACTCGATGCTGCACTCGGGGCGGGTCTTCGACTGGAGCGCGCTCGGGCGGCCGACGGCCGACAAGCACTCGACGGGCGGCGTGGGCGACAAGATCTCGCTCATGCTGGCGCCGCTGGTCGCCGCCTGCGGCGTGCTGGTGCCGATGGTCTCGGGCCGCGGGCTCGGCCACACCGGCGGCACGCTCGACAAGCTCGAGTCCATCCCCGGGTTTCGCACCACGCTGGACGCGGAGGCGATGGGCGCGCAACTGGACCGCATCGGCGTCGTCATGGTGGGCCAGGGGCCCGACCTGGCTCCCGCGGACGGCCTGCTCTACGCGCTGCGGGACGTGACCTCGACGGTCGAGTTCGAGCCCTTCATCGTCTCGAGCATCGTGAGCAAGAAGATCGCCGAGGGCGCGAAGGCCATCGCCTACGACGTGAAATGCGGCAGCGGCGCGTTCATGAAGACGCCGGAGGCGGCCCGCAGTCTCGCGAAACGACTGGTGGCCACCTCGCACGCGTTGGGCGCGCGCGCCTCCGCGCTGGTGACCGACATGAACTGGCCGCTCGGCGGCGCCGTCGGCAACGCGCTGGAGGTCGCCGAGGCCTGCGAGACGCTGCACGGGCGCGGGCCCGCCGACACGCGCGAGCTCACGATCGAACTCGCGGCCGAGATGCTGACCCTGGCCGGCGCGGAGCCGGGGCTCGAGCCCGCGCGCCGCCGGGCGGGCGCGGCGCTCGACTCGGGAGCCGCCTGGGAACGGTTCCTGGAACTGGTCCGGGCGCAGGGTGGCGACATCCGGGCGCTGGAGGGGAGGGCGCCGCTTCACCCCGCGCCCGTCGTGACGGCGGTGCCGAGCCCCGCCGACGGAGTGGTCGCCGGGTGTGATTGCTTTGCCGTCGGCGAACTGGTCGTCGGCCTGGGTGGCGGCAGGCGGACGAAGGAGGACGAGATCGACCCTCGTGTCGGCCTCGTCGTCCTGCGGCGGCCCGGCGAGCGCGTGCGTCGCGGCGAACCGCTCGCCGAACTGCACACGGCCGGCGACGACCCCGGCGCGGTCGCGCGCGCGGCCGCGTGCTTTCGAATCGCGGACGAGGCGCCGGCGGCGGGCCGGCGGGTGCTCGACCGGATCGGCTGA
- a CDS encoding PBP1A family penicillin-binding protein → MTLPALNVARRFPWKLFLAVVLIVVFGAAGATFGLVQWLRRDLPTPEQVAAVQTPVKTLVFDVHGRVLHEFYRENRTRVLLKAIPRNLINATLSTEDRSFYRHWGVDLWGIARAAATDVLHRRRAQGGSTITQQLARNLFLTHERSFARKLKEVALAIELERNYSKDQILEMYFNQIYFGEGAYGVDAAAKTFFGRPLADLSLAECALLAGIPANPSLYSPRRQPKAALARRSKVLRNMLVTKAISQVEFDNAINAPLGVTAVRYENDRAPYFVEMVRLYLDEKYGSNQVYEGGLRVYTTLDMDLQQLAERSLEKQLESLETQLKLKHTRATFTAAAAAAEGANPGARTDYLQGALVALDPRNGYIRALVGGRDWNQSNFNRATQAMRQPGSAFKPFVYTAAMDNGFKPTDIIVDEPVSFPGGDGKPYEPSNYDRKFRGPVTLRYALQQSINIPAIKLLRKVGVSLVASYARRMGIRSPIGQNLSLALGSSEVTLLELTSAYAVLADRGVRNQPLYILRVEDRAGNVLERNAPRPFEVLSEGTAATMTSMLQSVMDHGTGYPARARGFTIPAAGKTGTMDEYMDAWFVGYIPSLVCGVWVGYDEKKTIGPGMTGSSAALPIWTEFMIGATRGLPVENFPVPAGTVTRLVCAESGMLATDACPNTTTENFAEGSEPTEYCTTHPGRPLQPVGIEAQQQPPTDLRKLDRSQRGKDRERIHTR, encoded by the coding sequence CTGCCTGCCCTCAATGTCGCGAGGCGCTTCCCGTGGAAGCTGTTCCTCGCCGTCGTGCTCATCGTCGTCTTCGGCGCGGCCGGAGCGACCTTCGGCCTGGTTCAGTGGCTGCGCCGCGACCTGCCCACACCGGAGCAGGTCGCGGCGGTCCAGACCCCGGTCAAGACGCTCGTGTTCGACGTGCACGGTCGCGTCCTGCACGAGTTCTATCGCGAGAACCGCACCCGGGTGCTGCTGAAGGCCATTCCGCGAAACCTGATCAACGCGACGCTCTCGACCGAGGACCGCAGCTTCTACCGACACTGGGGCGTGGATCTCTGGGGCATCGCGCGCGCGGCCGCGACCGACGTGCTGCACCGGCGCCGTGCGCAGGGCGGCAGCACCATCACCCAGCAGCTGGCGCGGAACCTCTTCCTCACCCATGAGCGGTCGTTCGCGCGCAAGCTCAAGGAAGTGGCGCTCGCCATCGAGTTGGAACGCAACTACTCGAAGGATCAGATCCTCGAGATGTATTTCAACCAGATCTACTTCGGCGAGGGCGCCTACGGAGTGGACGCCGCCGCCAAGACCTTCTTCGGCCGGCCGCTCGCCGACCTCTCGCTCGCGGAGTGCGCGCTTCTCGCCGGAATCCCGGCGAACCCCAGCCTCTATTCCCCCCGGCGCCAGCCGAAGGCCGCGCTCGCCCGCCGGTCGAAGGTCCTGCGCAACATGCTGGTCACGAAGGCCATCTCCCAGGTCGAGTTCGACAACGCGATCAACGCGCCGCTGGGCGTGACCGCGGTCCGCTACGAGAACGACCGCGCTCCGTACTTCGTCGAAATGGTGCGTCTGTACCTGGACGAGAAGTACGGTTCGAACCAGGTGTACGAGGGTGGCCTGCGCGTTTACACGACCCTCGACATGGATCTCCAGCAGCTCGCCGAGCGCTCCCTCGAGAAGCAGCTGGAGTCGCTCGAGACCCAGCTCAAACTCAAGCACACGCGCGCGACCTTCACGGCGGCCGCCGCGGCGGCCGAAGGCGCGAATCCGGGCGCCCGCACGGATTACCTGCAGGGCGCGCTCGTCGCGCTCGACCCGCGGAACGGCTACATCCGGGCGCTGGTCGGCGGCCGCGACTGGAACCAGAGCAACTTCAACCGCGCGACGCAGGCGATGCGGCAGCCTGGTTCGGCGTTCAAGCCCTTCGTTTACACCGCGGCGATGGACAACGGCTTCAAGCCCACCGACATCATCGTGGACGAGCCCGTATCCTTCCCCGGCGGCGACGGCAAGCCCTACGAGCCGTCCAACTATGACCGCAAGTTCCGCGGTCCGGTGACGCTGCGCTACGCGCTCCAGCAGTCCATCAACATCCCCGCCATCAAGCTGCTCCGCAAGGTCGGGGTCTCGCTCGTGGCCTCGTACGCGCGACGCATGGGCATCCGGAGCCCGATCGGGCAGAACCTCTCGCTCGCGCTGGGAAGCAGCGAGGTGACGCTGCTCGAGCTCACGTCCGCCTACGCCGTGCTCGCGGATCGTGGCGTCCGCAATCAGCCCCTGTACATCCTCCGCGTCGAGGACCGCGCCGGAAACGTGCTCGAACGCAACGCGCCCCGCCCGTTCGAGGTGCTCTCCGAAGGCACCGCCGCCACCATGACGTCCATGCTGCAGAGCGTGATGGACCACGGCACCGGTTACCCGGCACGCGCGCGCGGCTTCACCATTCCCGCGGCCGGGAAGACGGGCACCATGGACGAGTACATGGACGCGTGGTTCGTCGGCTACATCCCCAGTCTCGTCTGCGGCGTCTGGGTCGGCTACGACGAAAAGAAGACCATCGGGCCGGGCATGACCGGCTCGTCGGCCGCGCTGCCGATCTGGACGGAGTTCATGATCGGAGCAACGCGCGGACTGCCGGTGGAGAACTTCCCGGTTCCGGCCGGAACAGTCACCCGGCTCGTGTGCGCCGAATCGGGCATGCTGGCCACCGACGCCTGCCCGAACACGACGACCGAGAACTTCGCGGAAGGCTCGGAGCCGACCGAGTACTGCACGACGCATCCCGGTCGTCCGCTGCAGCCCGTCGGAATCGAGGCCCAGCAGCAGCCGCCCACCGACCTGCGCAAGCTCGACCGCAGCCAGCGGGGCAAGGACCGGGAGCGGATCCACACCCGCTGA